The genomic stretch CAAACCTTTTAAGATAACCAAAACATTCTGATGTCTAATTTGTTTTGTAACTGCATTACATTGGAGCAGGCTGCTATGGGTACAATGGATGGAATCTTTGACACAGTCTATCCACAACATCCTTTGATGCCATTACTAGATCTCTTGAAGTTCAATGGAAAATTAATAATGTTAAGCGGCCCTGGTTTGAAGAAACAAGCTGAGTTATCAATTATGCCCTTAATTTTCGGTAAGAAAGCTTTCAACATGGTTTTTTCATTCAGTGTTTATCTTTGGTTTATGAAAGAAGCTTTTAGGATCTGAAATCTACTCTAGCATTTCATTTTGCTTCTAAAAAATATGTCTTCGACGAATAGTAGAAAGAAATCATCAAGcatcttcttctgcttcttacATAAAAGGGAATGGAACTTCTATGCAGAGAGAAAAATGATTGCAGGAAGTTCAGCAGGGGGCATGAAGATACGTTAAACTTTGCAGCAAAGCACAACATAACAGCAGATGTTGAAGTTATTTCAATGGACTATGTGAACAAAGCCATGGATCGTCTAGCCAAGGGAGATATCCATTACCGATTTGTGTAGACATTGCAAACACAATTAGGCCTAAAAATCCATCAGCTAGTAATTGGGAATCCATAACCTAGTTTTAGTAGTATAATTAGAAAGTGATCTGTCTTAGAATATTAACAATGTTTTCTGTTTGGTTCATTCTAATAATCATACTTAGTACTTTTACCTTGTTACATTCAGGTTTTTATTATGAGAAGGCCGAAGTTGTTTTGAGACATTTGACTATAATTTGACTAGATATGAAATATTGAGTGTCAGGTTTCTAATTTGTGTTTCATTCTCTAGtcttttttaagtatttttctCCTCGTTCATACTCTGCCAATCCTATCCCTTAAATTGCTTCAAGTAGagactgaaaagagaattctCTCTTCTTGATGATGTTAAGATTTTGAAAAACATGCATTTCTGGATGCAAACAAAAGCTTCAATTGGCAAGAATGTTAcctatttcatttatttttcaccATCACTGTTGGTTTACTGTTAGCTAATGTATACATAACTATTAACTCTTACATTAGCTTAGTTTTCTAAGTagaatttctttaaaaaattttaacaaatgatttaataaaaaaatcaaaatctataAACACCTACTAAAGTTTTGGTTCTCctaattaaaaatgaatgaacggaaaggaaaataaaagagTAAGTATTACCTGGATCTCCATGATACGAATTAAATATTCATCACCAAGAAAAGATACAAAGCTGTGACCTTGATTCATTCTCTATTATGTCCATTCTGAGCCTTAATCACATGTTATCTGCAACCTATATTAATCATACAGAACTCAAGTCATTCAACTgtaaatgcattaaaaaaatgccactttcaatattttttgcTAACTCAAgtaatataatcaaatcaaacatcaaTGTCACTGCAAACAATATCTTCTTCCCATGATGCccagagaaagaaaacaaaaactatcTTTAATGCCTTTAAAGGCATCCCAAATCTTGCCACAAGGCGAAACTGTGCCCAAATTATCTTCAATTTATGCCCTATTAGAGAGCAAATGCAAAAGTTAGTCCATATTCAAGAAGTCTAGGAGaatgaaaagagaagagaattaTTGGTCAAACTCTGACTTAGCTAAGAAACAACTAACTACAAAGTCGTTTACCATTTATAACAATCTTGTGATATCAATTACACTTTCAAAAACTCCATGACAAGCAGCGACGAAATGTGCCATGCTCGGTAACTCAAGTAAtccaattattattaatataacgCAATTAAGTTGAATTTAGTTACTCAAGAATTGCTTGTTTTAATTGTTGTGGCGctttaaaaagaaatagaagCAGAACAAGCAACTTTGTTTGATGGTACTTGAACAGAAACAGGTAAATACCAATCAAAGAAACTTTTGGGAACGAGAAAGAAGAATGAGTTTACAAAGGCCACTGTCCATTCAGCGATTTGAGGGATGACTTAAAGCTATTTCAGAAGCAGAAATTCAAGAGAATGCAATCTGAAGGATGAAGGAGTCACACTATGCCAATAATTCTTGCCATGAAAAAGcacataaatcaaattcaaagctAAAAAATCACAGAGATATTATAAGCCACAACCAACATTATTGCAGAGTCAGAGAAAATACATCGCTCAAACAAACAAGCAATTGCACAGGCCATCGTGTATTCAACGATTCTGTAAAAAGCTATTTCAGAAACGCTAATCAAAGAATTTCAGGGGATGGAATGGAAGAAGAAGACCCATCAACAGAGAACCAATcaatatattgttaaaaaaaaaaaaaaatccatcaatATAAAAACGGAGCATTGCATCAATCCcagcattaaaaataaaaaacagagcTGCCAGAACAAAGAACAAAATCCAGGAGGTAAGAAATAAAACCCACTTcgaaatttgaaacaaaaaaatcaaacccagtttaaaaaaataaaatcaaaaccatttcaaaaattcaaacctagtataaaaacacaagaaattaataaaattatcaaacccAGAGAGGAGTAAAAAAATTTGGACCATTTCTCGATTTGTGCGTGTCATCCTTGCGCAGGGGCCATGCTAATCTTCTCTGTATCGTTCCAATTTTATCGGATGTCTCCGAAGAGACGGTTACCTTTGGTCTTGTCTTTagttatataatattgtattgtgTCTCAATTGAACGATGTGGGAGGAATAGTTGAATTCTAACCAGATGACCTTCATTGAAACCAATCCAATGTTCTCGGTTGATACCTTTTTATCTGCATCCCTAAGGAAATATTTGATGAtcttcaattctattttttattctttcaacTTCTTTCTTTACACTTATCAACAACTTGGTTTCCATGGCAAACGTCACTGTAAACCCTGCCATAGcttattacttttatttctctCGCCTGCTTCATCTTATACCACAAAGGATAGTATAATACTAAGTTTATGCTCGTCTTCAACCTTAAAACAACACCAGCTTTAGCTAAGTTTTCTTTACAAAATAACTAGCTATTTTgctaaaattttacataaaactcATTCTAACACAAGTAAATATTGATCCAAACTAAAGTTAACAATTTTCAATACGATTCACTAACTTGACATAATACGACATGAAAAATATCGagttaagattaagtttttttatacgAAAGTTATTTCAAGTAAATCTGACATGACacgaaattaaatttgatagtATTAAAGTTCACATAAAAATAACTTGATATGACGCATATTGACTCAAATATTTCagaaaaatgttactttaataaaatttttaaaaataaattataaaaatgttaaaagacaataTCAACAGCAATTAAAATCTGTATAgattgtatataattgtatcttcatataattataattactttttttattgtttatttttatttagatatttttattttattatcaagtaataagaatttgatttggttagtcAGATTATAAACCTTTTTTAAAGTTcttattcttataattatatgttgtatctttataataaaaatttgaaatatatacaaattatatataattatatctttgtataattataattactcgtattatttttatttaaatattttattttaatacgaagtagtaaaaatttaatttggttagtaagataattaatgtattttaaaagtcttagtatataaatttttagaccatttgtcaataagacaaaatattatattatgtgttttattaatagtatattGAGATAATTTagttaagaaattaaaataataaaaacactttgaaaaatgaaaataatagataattttggaATAATTTGGGTCAGATTGGATCAATCTGAATATTAAATGATTGAGTTACgattaaaaaatttcgatataATTCTAGTTTGAATCAGGTTAAAGTTGAAAGTCTCTGATACGAAATTCAAATTAACACAAAATGAACTGTCAAGTCTAATCCAAACCCCTATAATCttatctatttttgttacataGTTGAAAACCTTAGAATTTCAAATACACAAACTTTGTGCTTTTTGTGGgggaaatgaaattttttttttataaatgttgttttttgTAAGTTAAATTAGTTAGGGTATttacaattcaaatagaaaattttattagattaggTGCAATGCATGTTTATGATATGTTTGACATGAAACCGAAATAGAAAATGTAACTGGTGAAAAACAAAGAATAGGTGCATTACATTTGGAGGTCTAGGTAAGACCTTTGAATAGGGGTGTCTCAGACATTTCACATAGGATGACACATCTATATCATGCCCTCAGATGAGACTTGTAATTATTGCAAACTCCAAATGGTTGAAACGAACATCAACGCCATTTAATCTGaaccaaagtttttttttttacgtctCTATggttaattaaatgaaatagcATAAGTGTATAAGTACGATGCTAAACTATTTCTAATTCCAAGAAGTACATGAAACATGTTATCTtgaactttttctcttttagatcatggttaattttttgttgatgatGTTTACTATATTCTTTGTCCTGTAGAGCGTCAATCGAACTTAAAATTCGTGGACCTTGTGAAATATGTACTCACCTACACAATGGTTAACACCATGTCtttgaaaaaagacaaaaaaacatCTTTGCATTAGATTAATAACACAAATTATGATAATACAAATTgggaattgaaatttatatacaaattgcTTTTTTGTGAATAGTAATACGTGTTACTATTCATACAAGGTGCCCAGTGGGGCACGCCTAGGCCCTATGATCCTTTGGCTTATTTTTACTCTAAATAGTACCATGTGGGTCACGTCCAAACGAgactttattgatttttttttttgtttttttatgctCGACAGTTCATTTGGATACATCCTACTAATCCTATGTAAATCTACCAACTTTTCACATATTATAGCTAACAAACACATAATAGTAAAGAATTTTCTTTCTAACAcaaatcattcatttttaacttaaaaaaaaaaagattatatttttctttaaccaaaaccctaaatctaacaACAAAAGTCATTGATAACTAAACTTTTTCTAGcgacaaacaaaaacaaagactCAACAAACAATCAAGTACTATCCCTCaataaaaaccaatttttaaaccaaaaaattaatcttaGGTTAAAAACCAAGATTACACTCACCTTCATTGCCATTGTAACACTGAGCACTATTGAAACGTTGAAGAAGATTGCACGATCGAGGTACTGTTTGTCTGGATTGATTGTGTATAGAGTGAGTGATGCTAAGAAGTAAAGGGAAATGAAACAACGTCTACTTCCAAAGAAGGAAGACATAAAAGGCTGGTCAAAATAAGAGGTATTTTAGGGAGTTTGCTTTTATGTGGTATAATtgtatgatgaaaaaaaaaagtgtataactgtatataaatttcaattttcctaaATAATGacttaaaacatttataaatactttttaatttctaatttttctatttttaaaaccatttGCAGGTATGAAGATGTGTCTCCTATGTGAAATTTTTGTAAGATGATAAATACAACTCAATGAAATTATATGAACCGCATGTGTACAAAAAATTCTCATTactaatgttattttgtttgagcCAAagaactatgtcccacccaaaatatgctAATATCTCAAAGTTCCctccgttaattttaaaaatttcatttatccacccatgaatggttaaaattagcaaaaccctaacccctaaaaattttatctccttttcgccccctaacccctaaaaactaatcatttccccCTATgccttttgtttaaaaaaatatgtggtATATTGCCAACCACGAAGAAGGAAAGCAATTAAAGTGCATCTATTCTTATCCATTTAGCCATGACATGTATCAGATGCAAGTAAGCATCATTTATCACTTGAAAAAAGATTCCAAATAACCTAACTTGATCGGTCAAGATTGAAATCACTTGGAATGTTTTATTGACAACCTAACTGAATCATCCAATCCGCCAGGTCCATATGTTAGGTTGTGCTAAAACCTGTCACTTGGTGGGTTTTCATGTCGAACTTGTCCCAAAATCTGAAGACTCGAGATAAGGCCCAAAGCCTTTGGGATGTGCCCTTTATAAGTCAACtcgaaaaatgaatttttttattttttaattatataaagttaattttttaatttttttaactcgtTATAGGAATGGGTTATATCAAATGGATtataccattaaaaaaaattaataaaaaaattagacattACAGTACCAAATTGCCCTCAGAGCTTTACCTCAGGAAGACCTTACATAGCCCATGGGTTTGATACAGCCTACGGTTTTCTTTGTTGGGTCTAAGTTAGCCAGACCAAAAAAGTCAACACCTATCTTAGGCCACAAGTTGGTTCAACCCACTAACACCTGTTATCCATAGccattaattgatattttgaaTGTCAATGGGAAACTAACGTTATTGTGATCCCAAACTATTATAATGCaggttcaaaaataaataatatcatcttgTTTCTGAATCCTTCTGAAGTTTGAACAATCATAGAGGACCCGGCACGCATATCTAACTTAAATCTTGTTGACTCTGGTCAcgcattaattatatattaaaacattgcTATAATATTTATATGCAAATATTGAGCTGGATCTAACTATACCAGCCGACAATTTAAAGCcgacaattttattaaaccagTTAATACAAACAGAGTTTTAATCTCAGAACACGATAATTTTCAATCAGATAACAAAATTTCACCGAATTCATTTCCTCGTTCATATCCATATAAGATAATACAAGCAATATGTACAAGTATTTAAATTGCAAAATGTagagtgaaaaataaataaggaaaaaaaagtatattcTATAAAACAAAAACGAAAAATGAAATGAGAGATCAAGAGACGATAACCACAACTTCAAAGccacaacacaacacaacactACAACTTTACTTtctattgttattattgttatcGACACATGATGACGGTGATGATGATTTACGACTCTGATgcttgaaaatataaatgaaagcAGAAGCAATTAACAAAGCCAGACCTGTGACCCCACACACTAAGCTGGCCACCAACATCACGTGCCTCACGTGGTCCCTACCTCCACTACCGCCACCAGCAACGTTGGCGTTCCACCACGACGTATCGTTTGAGTTCATCGCTCTTGGCAATGCAACGCTGTTGGAAGAATTACTCGTCGAAGGCGACGACGATCCTTTGAAAAACAATCGCATCTCCGGTTTTGTTTTGGCCGCCGGCGGCGGTGCACTCTGGTACTCTAGGCCGTGATCCGACGGCCGTAGCTCTCTCGCCACCGTTGATTTGATGATCATGATTGTGATCAACGGTAAGTGTAAACTGATTATCACGGAGACTGTCCTTGAAGAAGAGTAAACCATCTCTGTTTTTTTATTAGTGAGTGCTTCAAGTCCACGTCGAATTCAGTTTGtactttttatatgtttaatggATGAGGCAACGGAACGACGTCGTTGCGACGTTTAGTTTTAGTTTGCCTTTTTGTCAGTGGCGTGGGACCCTGAAAGACCTATAAATTTAGTGAGTTATCTGACGTACAAATTACGCGTGACTTCTTGTCGAGGAATAAAGCCAAAACGACGACATATCACCGAATCTTCTTTTGTCTTTAACTGCTAAAATCTCTCCAAAAGCAAAAACGCATATTAATTGCACTGTGATTTGGAAAAGacagtaaaaatattttcactcAATTATCCCTCCTATTtgttaaagaattttataattatattttttgcttCTCTTATATATACGTAgttcatcttttatttttatttaaaaagtcaataaaaaatataattttttaatcgtGGATTCATATGATTTGTCTATTggtggaaaaaataaaaacttataaattatagaaaatgcaAACTAAttctaaaagaaattaatataataatagtttaaaattatctaataatcgaatcaaactaatttttaaatctcaaacctaattaaaaaaaagactatttgaaaaattgctccagatttaaatttaagaatataaaaaaaactgaggtttgttaatttttgaaaaccgGTTAACTAAAccgtttttaaaaaattgaataaaaattaataaagtattgaacttatttaaaaaatgaaaaaaaaataataaaatagaataatcctttaaattcagttcaaaatcagttaattaaagatttggtttgattaatttgtatttttgatttaatttaaaatatattaatctttaaattagtttgatttggtttatgattttctttaaactgaaaatttggttcgatttgaaaaattactaaaCCAGTTTGGTTAACCAATTTTAATCACCCCTAATTAATACGAATATGTTATTGATCAAACTTGGTTCATctatgtcattttttatttatgatatagaaaataaaaaagaatttaaattaactacaaaaaaatattctaattgaattttatgtaatattgtACTGtttaactttataatttttatggagaataagattataattatgaaCAAACTggtaagattaaatttttatccttaaatataAAGTAACCATTGTTATTTAAGAATGTAAGATTAAATGTGGATTAccattaaaatttgaatgaagACATTTATAATTATGctaaaacctaaaattttcttatttaagtaAATCTTCCTAAATTTAGCTCAGTTTTTAGTCACCTCTAATTATGGCTAAATCGCCATATATAATTGTCgaatgtgtgtgtatatatatatgtttagatattaatgataatatattataatgtgattgtatgattttaaatttatgataaagtAATACACATACATTTGCATAATTATccattgatatttaaattaatatttattataaatacatataatattgttcttattCTATTATCATttagggggcatttggtttgggtaatgttttattaccaaaataaaaagattaccttaaagatagattacttaaaagattactaggtataaatgattgttatatttgataaaatttgataggtataaataattattgtgtttggttaaaggtaataaaagattattagtaaattattttacttaaatgcccttaaatataattatttttaaatatttttcatattatttgtcatattaattaaaaataaatttatttttgtctcaaaaaattaataaatactaatataattataataaaatcaagattactttggtaatctttaaatacctaaggtgaaggtggtaatcagattatcacatatattacctgccacgtcagcatagataataaaagattattgtaatattttattactgacaaatcaaacaagggaataaaagatagattatcaaggtaatctttaaaaccgATAACCAAACGACCCCTTAGGGTTTAGAAATTTTGTTCATTATCAACATCACCCAATTTGCTAATTTTAACAAGGTATGGGGTGCCAttcaaaatattctttaaaggccaaatgactatttcccacctaaggtttccACCTATTcactatcaaaaatctaaatattcatcaaTCTGTTAAATTATACTATTATTatcagaggtaaaattattatttattaaaatattttaaaaaacttaaaaatttatcatattttctctctctaagtttaaaaactaataaattttctttcacctaagatttgaaaaattaatattttttcctaaaatttttttagtcaaCATTATTGGTTGCCAAAGATGGTGACAACAGcatttcccttttttcttgACATCTTTCTtagtcatattttatttttgactaTCATTGA from Mangifera indica cultivar Alphonso chromosome 6, CATAS_Mindica_2.1, whole genome shotgun sequence encodes the following:
- the LOC123219409 gene encoding uncharacterized protein LOC123219409; the protein is MVYSSSRTVSVIISLHLPLITIMIIKSTVARELRPSDHGLEYQSAPPPAAKTKPEMRLFFKGSSSPSTSNSSNSVALPRAMNSNDTSWWNANVAGGGSGGRDHVRHVMLVASLVCGVTGLALLIASAFIYIFKHQSRKSSSPSSCVDNNNNNRK